One stretch of Bradyrhizobium canariense DNA includes these proteins:
- a CDS encoding AraC family transcriptional regulator — protein sequence MTEILENLTVRPALAEGDDTSIDLLSHVLSQIQLTGDRVYSTALKKKGRLGLQSDAAYVCVVTKGALRLEQDGRTAVIIDTGDLVLLPRGAGGLRFTASDTSTTVILCRFRFDPDSLRGMIFALPQCIQIRQKESASWLEGIVHFMMVEAGDVQPGAALMISRLIDLVVIRALRTWVHQGNTSGWLGGLSDPRIATTLKAIHERPMQRWSIEALAGIAGMSRSSFCERFTALVGRSPLRYHNEWRLALARGLLAKRGARVGEVGLSIGYESEAAFSRAYKGLFGHSPRDEFKLRNGTGV from the coding sequence ATGACTGAAATACTGGAAAATTTGACCGTTCGTCCGGCCTTGGCTGAGGGCGATGACACCTCGATCGACCTTTTGTCTCATGTGCTGTCGCAAATTCAGCTCACGGGAGACCGGGTTTATTCAACCGCGCTCAAAAAGAAGGGCCGGCTAGGGCTGCAAAGCGATGCGGCGTATGTGTGCGTCGTCACCAAGGGCGCTCTTCGCTTAGAGCAAGACGGCCGCACGGCGGTCATAATTGATACGGGCGACCTTGTCCTGCTGCCGCGCGGCGCAGGCGGCTTACGCTTCACGGCCTCGGATACCTCAACGACCGTTATCCTTTGTCGCTTCAGGTTCGATCCTGACAGCCTTCGGGGCATGATTTTCGCTCTGCCTCAATGCATCCAGATTCGGCAGAAGGAGAGCGCCAGCTGGCTCGAAGGCATCGTGCATTTCATGATGGTCGAGGCTGGCGACGTCCAGCCAGGTGCCGCCTTGATGATTTCCCGGCTCATCGACCTGGTGGTCATCCGGGCGTTGCGCACCTGGGTTCATCAGGGAAATACGTCGGGATGGCTTGGAGGACTTTCGGACCCGAGGATCGCGACGACGCTGAAAGCCATTCATGAGCGCCCCATGCAACGCTGGAGCATCGAGGCCCTTGCTGGCATCGCAGGAATGTCCCGTTCGAGCTTTTGTGAGCGTTTCACCGCCTTGGTGGGCCGTTCCCCGCTGCGCTACCACAATGAATGGCGCTTGGCGCTGGCGCGGGGCCTTCTGGCCAAGCGCGGCGCGCGGGTCGGCGAGGTCGGCCTGAGTATCGGTTACGAGTCGGAGGCGGCTTTTAGCCGGGCCTACAAGGGTCTATTCGGCCATTCACCGCGTGATGAATTTAAGCTGCGCAACGGTACAGGCGTTTAG
- a CDS encoding DUF308 domain-containing protein, protein MSHSTVQQSNQGSVSHWLKSYYFVRAGVAVAWVASAFTVGKAMPPIATALLVAYPLWDAAANFVDAQRNGGLINNSSQALNVVISVIAGVAVALTIGTSMNTVLGVFGAWAVLAGLFQLITGVRRWRTYGAQWAMILAGAQSAIVGVVFIKQATAPAVPSITDIAPYAAFGAFYFLISAIWLTVSEARAKKRLLSA, encoded by the coding sequence ATGAGCCATTCAACCGTCCAGCAATCCAACCAGGGGTCCGTTTCCCATTGGTTGAAGTCTTATTATTTCGTGCGTGCCGGCGTTGCCGTGGCTTGGGTCGCGAGCGCCTTCACCGTTGGCAAAGCAATGCCGCCGATTGCCACCGCACTCCTTGTCGCCTATCCGCTGTGGGACGCGGCCGCGAATTTTGTCGACGCCCAGCGCAACGGCGGCCTTATCAACAACTCCAGCCAAGCGCTTAACGTCGTTATCAGTGTGATCGCTGGCGTCGCTGTCGCGCTGACGATTGGTACAAGCATGAATACGGTCCTCGGTGTGTTCGGTGCGTGGGCCGTGCTGGCAGGCTTGTTCCAGTTGATCACTGGCGTTCGCCGCTGGCGGACCTACGGCGCTCAATGGGCGATGATCCTGGCTGGTGCTCAGTCCGCAATCGTCGGCGTCGTGTTCATCAAACAGGCGACCGCTCCAGCCGTCCCTAGCATCACCGATATCGCTCCTTATGCTGCATTTGGCGCTTTTTACTTTCTCATCTCCGCCATCTGGCTAACCGTCAGCGAAGCCCGAGCCAAAAAGCGCCTGTTGTCTGCCTAA
- a CDS encoding SDR family oxidoreductase — MHTVLITGTSSGIGEAAAKALLADGWNVVATARDPATVLRGVENPRLLRVRLDLTDTQSIATAFEAASSQFSAIDLVVNNAGIGLGGPLEAVSLDQLREHLEVNVVGVAAVCQAAAAHMRSHGKGLIINVTSLAGRAGIPFLAPYCAAKFAVEGLTEALYYELRPFSIRVKLIEPGGARTKFSHLWASHPAYSSAADDVRQTMITGAEKAAPPERVAEVILAATKDNSDRLRYAATDAVPALRMLRLLPDWAWRKVLSKGFGLK, encoded by the coding sequence ATGCACACAGTTCTGATAACCGGGACGTCCAGCGGCATCGGTGAGGCTGCTGCCAAGGCACTCCTCGCCGATGGCTGGAACGTCGTCGCAACCGCGCGCGATCCGGCAACGGTGTTGCGCGGGGTCGAAAATCCTCGCCTCCTGAGAGTTCGTCTCGACCTGACCGACACCCAGTCCATTGCGACGGCCTTTGAAGCTGCGTCGAGCCAGTTCTCCGCGATCGACCTTGTCGTCAACAACGCCGGGATCGGTCTAGGCGGCCCTTTGGAAGCTGTGAGCCTTGACCAGTTGCGCGAGCATCTTGAGGTCAACGTGGTCGGAGTCGCGGCCGTATGTCAGGCGGCAGCGGCGCATATGCGATCCCACGGCAAGGGGTTAATCATCAACGTCACTTCGCTTGCCGGCCGCGCTGGCATTCCGTTCCTTGCGCCCTATTGCGCCGCAAAGTTCGCGGTCGAAGGCTTGACCGAAGCCCTTTACTACGAACTTCGCCCATTCAGCATCCGCGTGAAGTTGATCGAACCTGGTGGGGCTCGCACCAAATTCTCTCATCTTTGGGCGAGCCACCCTGCCTATTCTTCCGCTGCGGACGATGTACGGCAGACGATGATTACCGGAGCTGAAAAGGCAGCACCTCCCGAACGCGTCGCCGAAGTGATCCTGGCTGCTACCAAGGACAACAGCGACCGCCTGCGCTACGCCGCTACAGATGCAGTGCCGGCCTTGCGCATGCTTCGACTTTTGCCGGATTGGGCCTGGCGCAAGGTGCTGTCGAAGGGTTTTGGCCTCAAGTAG
- a CDS encoding IS5 family transposase: MRGSDEGSGSLFSYVDLEARVRADHPLRVIRDLANAALGDLSGEFGKLYTDFGRPSIAPEKLLRAMLLQAFYGVRSERHLMERMEFDLLFRWFVGLGVDDAVWDHSTFSKNRDRLLEGEIAAKFLSALLAQPKVKRLLSSDHFSVDGTLIEAWASIKSFRRKDGSDKDQDGPGRNAERSFHKEKRSNETHASTTDPEARLYKKGDGQPAKLSYMGHALMENRNGLAVLGEVSQATGTAEREIALAMIDKRGGAKRITVGADKAYDVTPFVHDLRYRSVTPHIAIDGHLSKTGKRRKTAIDARTTRHSGYDISQRCRKRIEEVFGWIKSSAGLAKVKLRGRDRVDAVFVLALAAYNLIRLPKLLAAPA, from the coding sequence ATGCGGGGAAGTGACGAAGGGTCTGGCTCGCTTTTCAGTTATGTGGACCTGGAGGCTCGGGTTCGCGCCGACCACCCGCTCCGGGTGATTAGGGACTTGGCGAATGCGGCGCTGGGCGATCTTTCTGGGGAGTTCGGCAAGCTCTACACGGACTTCGGCCGCCCCTCGATTGCACCGGAGAAGTTGCTTCGGGCGATGCTCCTGCAGGCGTTCTATGGGGTTCGCTCGGAACGGCACCTGATGGAGCGGATGGAGTTCGATCTTCTGTTCCGCTGGTTCGTTGGGCTTGGGGTGGACGATGCGGTCTGGGACCATTCGACCTTCTCGAAGAACCGCGATCGGCTGCTTGAGGGCGAGATTGCGGCCAAGTTCCTGAGCGCGCTTTTGGCGCAGCCGAAGGTCAAGCGTCTGCTATCGAGCGATCACTTCTCGGTGGACGGTACTCTGATTGAAGCTTGGGCTTCGATCAAGAGCTTCCGACGGAAGGATGGCAGCGACAAAGATCAGGACGGTCCGGGACGCAATGCCGAGCGTAGCTTCCACAAGGAAAAGCGATCCAACGAGACCCATGCGAGCACGACCGATCCTGAAGCGCGGCTTTACAAGAAGGGAGACGGCCAGCCGGCCAAGCTGAGCTATATGGGCCATGCGCTGATGGAGAACCGCAATGGTTTAGCGGTTTTGGGTGAAGTGAGCCAAGCGACAGGCACCGCCGAACGGGAGATTGCGCTTGCCATGATCGACAAGCGCGGTGGCGCCAAGCGGATCACGGTGGGGGCGGATAAGGCCTATGACGTCACGCCGTTCGTGCACGACCTGAGATATAGATCGGTTACGCCGCATATCGCGATCGACGGACATCTGAGTAAGACCGGCAAGCGGCGCAAGACGGCGATCGACGCGCGTACCACACGTCACAGCGGCTATGACATCAGCCAGCGTTGCCGCAAACGCATCGAAGAAGTCTTCGGCTGGATCAAGAGTTCCGCTGGTCTGGCCAAGGTCAAGCTACGAGGCCGCGACCGGGTGGATGCCGTCTTCGTCCTGGCGCTTGCGGCCTATAATCTGATCCGGCTGCCCAAGCTTCTGGCGGCACCGGCATGA
- a CDS encoding NAD(P)H-dependent flavin oxidoreductase, which translates to MLDSASPLARFDDRLSLPLIAAPMFLVSGVDLVVAACRNGVIGAFPTVNCRSPEQLESWLGDIEGQLLRHSEQSGKPSAPICPNLIVHRSNARLQADLAVLLRHRPEIVITSVGSPAGVLAPLHDAGALVFADVASIRHAERAVEAGADGLVLLTAGAGGQTGWLNPFVFVRAVRAFFAGPIVLAGGIGDGHALRAAQALGCDLAYMGTKFIATRESMADPRYKQMLVESSADDILLTTAFTGLQTNMLRPSIAAAGLDPDDLPQRGAIDIGKDIDVGARENRPARWRDIWSAGHATSGVTGVLSVDDLVARTTAEYRATGPQLQP; encoded by the coding sequence ATGCTGGATTCCGCCAGCCCGCTGGCACGCTTTGACGATCGTTTGAGCCTGCCGCTGATCGCGGCGCCGATGTTTCTCGTCTCGGGCGTCGACCTCGTGGTGGCGGCTTGCCGCAACGGCGTGATCGGCGCATTCCCCACGGTGAATTGCCGCAGCCCCGAACAACTTGAGAGCTGGCTTGGCGATATTGAAGGCCAGCTGCTGCGTCATTCGGAGCAGAGCGGAAAACCATCAGCTCCGATCTGTCCGAACCTGATCGTGCATCGCTCCAATGCACGGCTCCAGGCCGATCTCGCGGTGCTGCTGCGGCACCGGCCGGAGATCGTCATCACCAGCGTCGGCTCGCCGGCGGGCGTGCTCGCGCCGCTGCATGACGCCGGCGCGCTGGTGTTCGCCGATGTCGCCAGCATCCGCCACGCGGAGCGCGCGGTGGAGGCCGGCGCCGACGGTCTTGTGCTGTTGACGGCCGGCGCGGGCGGCCAGACCGGCTGGCTCAACCCGTTCGTGTTCGTGCGCGCGGTGCGGGCGTTTTTCGCCGGACCGATCGTGCTGGCGGGCGGCATCGGCGACGGCCATGCGCTGCGCGCGGCGCAAGCGCTCGGCTGCGACCTAGCCTATATGGGCACCAAATTCATCGCCACCCGCGAAAGCATGGCCGATCCCAGGTACAAGCAGATGCTGGTCGAAAGCAGTGCCGACGACATCCTTCTGACCACGGCCTTTACCGGCCTGCAGACCAACATGCTCCGGCCCTCCATCGCGGCCGCCGGTCTCGACCCCGACGACCTGCCGCAACGCGGGGCGATCGATATCGGCAAGGATATCGACGTCGGCGCGCGCGAAAACCGGCCGGCACGCTGGCGCGATATCTGGAGCGCGGGCCATGCCACTTCAGGCGTCACCGGGGTGCTGTCGGTCGACGACCTCGTCGCGCGCACAACCGCGGAATACAGGGCTACCGGGCCGCAATTGCAGCCGTGA
- a CDS encoding AMP-binding protein translates to MSDLLHAFPTVCEQTLRALARYPSRTAFSWPGGSLTYSGATELIGRIQKVFMQLSLPPGTRVAFLTANRADTWCAGVAAQLSRLAITWLHPLGSLDDQLFQIEDSEAQVLVIDADTFRDRGGDLSARTPNLKAIFTLGAAGYGIDLLAGVVAMGTATPRCLASADDIATLNYTGGTTGKSKGALRHHREYGGFANAILTDFEIPDTPRYLAVAPISHVAGTKVLPTLIRGGTVHMLKGFDPGAIFKTIERERINFTLFVPTMIYVLLDHPELDKTDLSSLELLLYGASAMSPSRLVEGIERIGPVFSQLYGQTECYPVSVLRKGDHDPKTPELFLSCGFPIAACDVKILDDGDHEVKTGEPGEICVRAAHVMSQYWKRPEQTEETLKNGWLHTGDIARADERGYMFILDRKKDMIVSGGFNIFPREIEDVLSQHADVAMVAVVGVPDDKWGEAVTAVVVAREGARPNADELINLVKMRKGSAHAPKHIKFVNELPMTGVGKVDKKMLKAGFWAGRDRMVG, encoded by the coding sequence ATGTCTGATCTGCTCCATGCCTTTCCGACCGTCTGCGAGCAGACGTTGCGGGCGCTGGCACGTTATCCGTCACGGACTGCCTTCAGCTGGCCAGGCGGCTCGCTTACCTATAGCGGCGCCACTGAACTGATCGGCCGCATCCAGAAGGTCTTCATGCAACTCAGCCTGCCGCCCGGCACGCGCGTAGCATTCCTCACCGCCAACCGCGCCGATACCTGGTGCGCGGGCGTCGCCGCGCAACTGTCGAGGCTCGCGATCACCTGGCTGCATCCCCTGGGCTCGCTCGACGATCAATTGTTTCAGATCGAGGATTCGGAAGCACAGGTTCTCGTCATCGACGCCGATACGTTCCGGGATCGCGGAGGCGACCTCTCAGCCAGGACACCTAACCTCAAGGCGATCTTCACGCTCGGCGCCGCCGGCTACGGCATCGATTTGCTGGCCGGGGTCGTTGCCATGGGCACCGCGACGCCACGCTGTCTTGCGAGCGCCGACGATATCGCGACATTGAATTACACCGGCGGCACGACAGGCAAATCCAAAGGCGCGCTGCGCCATCATCGCGAATATGGCGGCTTCGCCAACGCGATCCTGACTGATTTCGAAATTCCGGATACGCCGCGTTATCTCGCGGTCGCCCCGATCAGCCATGTCGCCGGCACCAAGGTGCTGCCGACCCTGATACGCGGCGGCACCGTGCATATGCTCAAGGGATTCGATCCGGGCGCGATATTTAAGACCATCGAGCGCGAGCGCATCAATTTCACGCTGTTCGTGCCGACCATGATTTATGTGCTGCTGGATCATCCGGAGCTCGACAAGACCGATCTCTCCTCGCTCGAGCTCTTGCTCTATGGCGCCTCCGCAATGTCGCCGAGCCGGCTGGTCGAAGGCATCGAGCGGATCGGACCGGTGTTTTCCCAGCTTTATGGGCAGACCGAATGCTATCCGGTCTCGGTGCTGCGCAAGGGCGATCACGACCCGAAGACGCCGGAATTATTTCTGTCCTGCGGCTTTCCGATCGCCGCCTGCGACGTCAAAATTCTCGACGACGGGGATCACGAAGTCAAAACCGGCGAGCCCGGCGAAATTTGCGTGCGCGCGGCGCATGTGATGTCGCAATACTGGAAACGGCCTGAGCAAACCGAGGAAACCCTCAAGAATGGCTGGCTGCACACCGGCGACATCGCGCGCGCCGACGAGCGCGGCTACATGTTCATCCTCGACCGCAAGAAGGACATGATCGTCAGCGGCGGATTCAATATCTTCCCACGTGAAATCGAGGACGTGCTGTCCCAGCACGCCGATGTCGCGATGGTCGCCGTCGTCGGCGTGCCCGACGACAAATGGGGCGAGGCGGTCACCGCCGTGGTGGTGGCGCGCGAAGGCGCCCGGCCGAATGCGGATGAACTGATCAATCTCGTCAAGATGCGCAAAGGCTCGGCGCACGCGCCGAAGCACATCAAGTTCGTGAACGAATTGCCGATGACCGGCGTCGGCAAGGTCGACAAGAAGATGCTGAAGGCAGGTTTCTGGGCCGGACGAGACCGGATGGTGGGATAA
- a CDS encoding cupin domain-containing protein, with protein MINDMTADDVLKLLNLEPNATCGFVRETYRATQAIAAGGLPAPFADGRPLGSALYFMVTAKAPVRLHRIRNDQLYHYYLGDPLEVLLLRGQGEHVIVGPDLRAGHRVQLLIPGNTFHTARIIGSKHWFLGASTEWPGVIPADVELGKPDVLMAQFPKVAADIRDYPQAVD; from the coding sequence ATGATCAACGACATGACGGCGGACGACGTGCTGAAATTGCTGAATCTTGAACCGAACGCCACCTGCGGCTTCGTTCGCGAGACCTATCGTGCGACGCAAGCGATCGCAGCGGGCGGATTGCCGGCGCCGTTCGCCGACGGCCGCCCGTTGGGTTCGGCGCTGTACTTCATGGTGACCGCCAAGGCGCCGGTGCGTCTGCACCGCATCCGCAACGATCAGCTCTATCACTATTACCTCGGCGACCCGCTCGAGGTATTGCTGCTGCGCGGACAGGGCGAGCACGTCATCGTCGGACCGGATCTGCGCGCCGGCCACCGCGTGCAGCTTCTGATTCCAGGCAACACCTTTCACACCGCGCGCATCATCGGCAGCAAGCACTGGTTTCTCGGCGCCAGCACCGAGTGGCCGGGCGTGATTCCCGCCGATGTCGAACTCGGCAAGCCGGACGTCCTGATGGCGCAATTTCCGAAAGTCGCCGCCGATATCCGCGATTATCCGCAAGCCGTCGACTAG
- a CDS encoding hybrid sensor histidine kinase/response regulator, translating into MILAPMGRDASVAAALIREAGFYANVCADLAALMHEIEGGAGLAVIADEAIKTADLRRLTNWLNQQPSWSDFPIVLLTHQGGGPERNPDAARLGQVLGNVTFIERPFHPTTLVSIVGSAVRGRRRQYQTRAILEDLTESESLLQTALNAGRLGALELHLPEFELEASGTCKTFFGRQPEDSFSYQDLLAAVHLDDRAPRQEAIDRSIKSGKDYSFEYRNIWPDGSVHWVDVRARAVRRPDGSLKSLVGVSSDITARKTAEIERENLLAQLAAERTALAELTATLEHRVEQRTADLMREVAAREKAQEQLRQAQKMETIGQLTGGVAHDFNNLLMAVMGNLDLLRKRLPDDPRLHRLINGALQGAERGASLTQRLLAFARQQDLRAVPVDLRGLIRGMIDLLERSLGPRVVLRLDIPEGLPMASIDPNQLELAILNLAINARDAMPDGGTIDIRICEYQAVNDPSLTAGRYLRLSVVDTGAGMTAEILKRAVEPFFSSKPLGKGTGLGLSMVHGLAVQLGGALQLSSMVGKGTTATLVLPVATAAPEAESEAPSAQKVNRSAVILFVDDDPLIAMSTTEMLEDLGHRVIGANSGLHALDIIKSEQQIDLMMTDHVMPGMTGVELAAASREVRPSLPILLATGYAELPEGAQLDLPRLAKPYHQDQLRDRLDQLLG; encoded by the coding sequence GTGATCCTCGCACCTATGGGACGTGACGCCTCCGTTGCCGCGGCTCTGATCAGGGAAGCCGGCTTCTACGCCAATGTGTGCGCGGATCTTGCGGCCTTGATGCACGAGATCGAAGGCGGCGCCGGCCTTGCCGTGATCGCCGATGAAGCGATCAAGACAGCCGATTTGCGCCGCCTGACGAACTGGCTGAACCAGCAACCGTCATGGTCCGACTTTCCGATCGTGCTGCTGACGCACCAGGGCGGCGGCCCCGAACGCAATCCGGATGCCGCGCGGCTGGGACAGGTGCTCGGCAATGTCACGTTCATCGAACGGCCGTTCCATCCGACCACACTGGTCAGTATTGTCGGCTCTGCCGTCAGGGGCCGCCGCCGGCAGTATCAGACCCGCGCCATTCTCGAGGACCTGACGGAGAGCGAAAGCTTGCTGCAAACCGCGCTGAACGCCGGTCGTCTCGGTGCGCTGGAATTGCATCTGCCGGAGTTTGAGCTCGAAGCCTCCGGAACCTGCAAGACGTTCTTCGGGCGCCAGCCGGAAGATTCGTTTTCCTATCAGGATCTGCTCGCGGCGGTCCATCTCGACGATCGCGCTCCGCGGCAGGAAGCGATCGACCGCTCGATCAAATCCGGCAAGGACTATAGCTTCGAATACCGCAACATCTGGCCCGACGGCTCGGTGCATTGGGTCGATGTCCGCGCGCGTGCGGTGCGCAGGCCTGACGGCAGCCTTAAATCGCTGGTCGGTGTTTCCTCCGACATTACCGCGCGCAAAACCGCTGAAATCGAACGCGAAAATTTACTGGCGCAACTGGCGGCCGAGCGCACGGCGCTGGCGGAATTGACCGCCACGCTTGAACACCGGGTCGAGCAGCGCACCGCCGATTTGATGAGGGAAGTCGCCGCGCGCGAAAAGGCGCAGGAGCAATTGCGTCAGGCGCAAAAGATGGAGACGATCGGCCAGCTCACCGGCGGCGTCGCGCATGATTTCAATAATCTGCTGATGGCTGTGATGGGCAACCTCGACCTGTTGCGCAAGCGCCTTCCCGACGATCCGCGGCTGCACCGGCTGATCAATGGCGCGTTGCAGGGCGCCGAGCGCGGTGCCTCGCTGACGCAACGTCTTCTGGCGTTCGCGCGGCAGCAGGATTTGAGAGCGGTGCCGGTCGATCTGCGTGGCCTGATCCGCGGCATGATCGATCTCCTGGAACGATCGCTGGGGCCGCGCGTGGTGCTGCGGCTGGATATCCCGGAGGGGTTGCCGATGGCGAGCATCGACCCCAACCAGCTCGAGCTCGCCATTCTAAATCTCGCAATCAACGCGCGCGACGCGATGCCGGACGGCGGTACGATCGACATCAGGATCTGCGAATATCAGGCGGTCAACGATCCCTCGCTGACGGCCGGCCGCTATCTCAGACTGTCGGTGGTCGACACTGGCGCCGGCATGACGGCGGAGATACTGAAACGGGCGGTCGAGCCGTTCTTCTCCTCAAAGCCGCTCGGGAAAGGCACCGGCCTCGGCCTGTCGATGGTGCACGGGCTTGCCGTTCAACTCGGCGGCGCGCTGCAGCTTTCGAGCATGGTGGGTAAGGGCACCACGGCGACGCTGGTGCTGCCGGTCGCGACCGCTGCGCCGGAAGCCGAAAGCGAGGCGCCGTCCGCGCAGAAGGTCAACCGCTCGGCCGTGATCCTGTTTGTCGACGACGATCCGCTGATCGCGATGTCGACCACGGAAATGCTGGAAGATCTCGGTCACCGCGTGATCGGCGCCAATTCCGGCCTGCATGCGCTCGACATCATCAAAAGCGAGCAGCAGATCGACCTGATGATGACGGACCATGTGATGCCGGGCATGACCGGTGTGGAGCTGGCTGCGGCCTCGCGGGAAGTGCGGCCATCGCTGCCGATCCTGCTCGCGACCGGTTACGCCGAACTGCCCGAAGGGGCTCAACTCGATCTGCCGCGGCTGGCGAAGCCGTATCATCAGGATCAATTGCGCGACCGGCTCGATCAGTTGCTCGGTTGA
- a CDS encoding ATPase domain-containing protein, with translation MNSVETIATKAKTGIWGLDDILSGGFSRGHLFLVEGAPGTGKTTVALQFLLEGVKAGEKCLYITLSETERELRDGAASHGWSLDHGIEVFELLPPESLLDSEQQQSLLYSSDLELGETTKQIFEAVERARPSRVVLDSLSEIRLLAQSSLRYRRQILAIKHYFARFNTTVMLLDDLTAEQADKTVHSVAHGVLRLEELAPAYGAERRRVRIIKYRGVKFRGGYHDATITTGGVNIFPRLVASEYRSNFTRTTMSSGIAQFDKLLGGGIEAGSSTLILGPAGTGKSLLAIVFIVAAIARGERAALFVFDEELGLLFARMKGLGIDLEAMQRGGNLFIDQVDAAEMSPGEFAHRVRKRVDEDQIKTVVIDSLNGYQAAMPEENSLILHMHELLQYLNRRGAATFMTVAQHGLVGDMKAPVDVTYLADTVILLRYFEAVGTVRRAVSIIKKRTGPHESTIREFLIDGRGLTIGAPLDGFQGILRGVPIYIGENAPLLEEQLQ, from the coding sequence ATGAATTCTGTCGAAACAATAGCCACCAAGGCGAAGACCGGCATTTGGGGGCTGGACGATATTCTGTCGGGCGGGTTTTCGCGCGGCCACCTGTTCCTGGTTGAAGGCGCGCCGGGCACCGGCAAGACGACGGTGGCCCTGCAATTCCTGCTCGAAGGTGTGAAGGCCGGAGAGAAGTGCCTCTACATCACGTTATCTGAAACCGAGCGGGAGTTGCGCGACGGCGCGGCATCTCACGGCTGGTCACTGGACCATGGCATCGAGGTGTTCGAACTGTTGCCGCCGGAAAGCCTGCTCGATTCCGAACAGCAGCAGAGCCTGCTCTATTCGTCGGACCTGGAACTGGGCGAAACCACCAAGCAGATTTTCGAAGCGGTGGAACGCGCGCGGCCGAGCCGGGTGGTGCTCGACAGTCTGTCCGAGATCAGACTGTTGGCGCAAAGTTCGCTCCGGTACCGGCGGCAGATTCTGGCGATCAAGCACTACTTTGCGAGATTCAATACCACGGTGATGCTGCTCGACGACCTGACCGCCGAGCAGGCTGACAAAACCGTGCATAGCGTTGCGCACGGTGTGTTGCGTCTTGAGGAATTGGCGCCGGCCTATGGCGCGGAGCGTCGGCGTGTGCGCATCATCAAATATCGCGGCGTGAAATTTCGCGGTGGCTATCATGATGCCACCATTACGACCGGCGGGGTGAACATCTTTCCGCGGCTGGTGGCGTCCGAATATCGCAGCAACTTTACGCGCACGACGATGTCGAGCGGCATTGCCCAGTTCGACAAACTGCTGGGCGGTGGCATTGAGGCCGGATCGAGCACGTTGATTCTGGGGCCTGCGGGCACCGGGAAATCGCTTTTAGCGATCGTCTTTATCGTCGCCGCGATCGCGCGCGGCGAAAGGGCGGCGTTGTTCGTGTTTGATGAAGAACTTGGTCTGTTGTTCGCGCGCATGAAGGGCCTCGGCATCGATCTTGAGGCGATGCAGCGCGGCGGCAATTTATTCATCGATCAGGTGGATGCTGCGGAGATGTCGCCCGGAGAATTCGCACATCGCGTCCGCAAGCGGGTCGACGAGGATCAGATCAAGACCGTGGTGATCGACAGCCTCAACGGCTATCAGGCCGCGATGCCCGAGGAAAATTCGTTGATCCTGCATATGCACGAATTGCTGCAATATCTGAATCGTCGGGGCGCGGCGACCTTCATGACGGTGGCGCAGCATGGGTTGGTCGGCGATATGAAGGCGCCGGTCGATGTAACCTATCTCGCGGACACGGTGATCCTGCTGCGTTATTTCGAGGCGGTCGGCACGGTGCGGCGCGCGGTGTCGATCATCAAGAAACGCACCGGCCCGCATGAATCGACGATTCGCGAATTCCTCATTGACGGCCGCGGCCTTACCATCGGAGCCCCACTCGATGGATTCCAGGGCATATTGCGCGGCGTTCCGATTTACATCGGCGAGAACGCTCCCTTGCTCGAAGAGCAGCTCCAGTGA
- a CDS encoding GFA family protein has translation MRATRPTLPMTGGCSCGAIRYELSSFPRLLYSCNCTDCQRASGSAFALNMPVLARDFRILHGESRGWRHLSPKGVEVTSRFCGDCGGRLYGERKGRAEIINRRAGTLDDTSWLVPVAHMFMRSAQAWVKPFMSSECHDTQPADFAELMQAWRAMWPEFFPQK, from the coding sequence ATGCGTGCAACGCGACCCACGCTTCCCATGACCGGCGGCTGTTCATGCGGCGCCATCCGGTACGAGCTCTCATCGTTTCCGCGCCTGCTCTACAGCTGCAACTGCACCGACTGCCAGAGGGCCTCCGGCAGCGCATTCGCATTGAACATGCCGGTGCTCGCCAGAGATTTTCGTATTCTGCATGGTGAATCCAGGGGGTGGCGCCATTTGTCACCCAAGGGCGTCGAGGTCACATCGCGGTTTTGCGGTGACTGTGGCGGCAGGCTCTATGGGGAGCGAAAGGGACGCGCTGAAATTATCAACCGTCGCGCCGGCACGCTGGACGACACATCCTGGCTCGTTCCGGTCGCGCATATGTTCATGAGGAGCGCACAAGCCTGGGTGAAGCCCTTCATGAGTTCCGAATGCCATGACACCCAGCCGGCCGATTTCGCCGAGCTGATGCAGGCATGGCGTGCGATGTGGCCTGAGTTCTTCCCGCAAAAATAG